From a region of the Kwoniella mangroviensis CBS 8507 chromosome 1 map unlocalized Ctg01, whole genome shotgun sequence genome:
- a CDS encoding methionine-tRNA ligase, beta subunit, producing the protein MSNVSEFVAAAEQADPSLTGSNEKEKAEIAKLAGETEGYVKDLSALNEKLTPLTYLYSNSPSSADVSLYAHLHPTLISAPTTQHPQQPSLLRYFLQIQSLESVQSAQKSLPNSFPSLEIDISSLPTPERKAPPPKVKKEKKPAAPAAGGVTETVTNAVSGAVNAATSAAGAVAGTAANAANAVKDAVVGASAAPQEGGKKKEKKEKKEKPAKAQPVKEEPTGPLPSMIDMRVGKVLDVKRHPDADSLYVESIDVGEPEPRTVCSGLVKYMTEDQIRGATIVVICNLKPVTMRGVKSYAMLLCASSKDGKDEGGIEFVYPPEGSQPGERIYFEGEKYENVKPEAQLNPKKKVFETIQPGFTTLDTREAAWIDPETKTVHKIRTKNGVLTSKTLIGASLS; encoded by the exons ATGTCAAACGTATCCGAATTCGTGGCAGCCgccgaacaagctgatcCCTCTTTGACCGGGTCAaacgaaaaggaaaaggcTGAGATTGCCAAATTGGCGGGAGAGACTGAAGGTTATGTCAAGGATCTttcg GCCCTCAACGAGAAGCTCACTCCTCTTACATACCTCTattccaactcaccttcttcagcggATGTCAGCTTGTACGCTCATTTACATCCAACTTTG ATTTCCGCACCCACCACTCAACATCCCCAACAACCTTCCCTTCTCCGATACTTCCTTCAAATCCAATCATTAGAATCTGTCCAATCCGCTCAAAAGTCCTTACCAAactcattcccatcattGGAAATCGACATCTCATCGTTACCTACTCCAGAGAGGAaagcaccaccacctaaagtcaagaaagagaagaagccCGCTGCTCCCGCTGCTGGTGGCGTGACTGAGACCGTTACCAACGCTGTGTCTGGTGCAGTCAACGCTGCTACCTCTGCTGCTGGTGCTGTTGCTGGAACTGCTGCCAACGCAGCTAATGCCGTCAAAGATGCTGTAGTAGGTGCAAGTGCAGCACCCCAAGAAGGAGgcaaaaagaaagagaagaaagaaaagaaggagaaaccTGCTAAGGCTCAACCTGTTAAAGAAGAACCTACAGGTCCATTACCCAGTATGATTGATATGCGAGTAGGCAAAGTGTTAGATGTAAAGAGACATCCAGATGCAGATAGTTTATATGTCGAATCGATAGATGTAGGTGAACCTGAACCCCGAACGGTATGTTCAGGTTTGGTGAAGTATATGACGGAGGATCAAATCAGAGGAGCTACCATTGTTGTTATC TGTAATCTCAAACCAGTCACTATGCGAGGAGTGAAATCGTACGCCATGTTATTATGTGCATCATCGAAAGACGGtaaagatgaaggaggtatcGAATTTGTCTACCCTCCTGAGGGATCTCAACCGGGTGAAAGGATCTACTTTGAGGGTGAGAAATACGAGA ATGTCAAACCCGAAGCTCAACTTAACCCCAAGAAAAAAGTATTCGAAACTATCCAACCTGGATTCACAACCTTGGATACTCGAGAGGCAGCTTGGATCGATCCTGAGACCAAGACCGTTCATAAGATCAGAACGAAAAATGGTGTTTTGACTTCAAAGACTTTGATCGGTGCCAGTTTGTCATAA
- a CDS encoding DNA replication licensing factor MCM7 — translation MAAPAVGVLPVASININYEEETERIRDFLTTYVAPPRSRHAIPSNDDELAEDDEDDQEDEDDLADDMSDLNVRENRSKAKYVKVLRKVANRQKEEVVIDLQDLRNFSNDRTLLHNITRNTRRYIQLFCDVIDKIMPEPDHELDFTADVLDLIMQQRREMNEQVQNGERNEEGGMFPPELMRRYNLYFKPLRNNDVLAVRAVRGAHLGHLITVRGIVTRVSEVKPLLLVNAYTCDSCGNEIFQEVAQKAFTPLTVCPSAECTQNQTKGQLHMQTRASRFRPFQEVKIQEMADQVPVGHIPRSMTIHLYGSLTRSVNPGDVVHIGGIFLPTPYTGFRAIRAGLLQDTFLEAMNVHQLKKQYHAMELTPELQVQIEEMKEDPNLYSRLANSIAPEIYGHEDVKKALLLLLVGGVTKTVGDGMKIRGDINVCLMGDPGVAKSQLLKYITKVAPRGVYTTGRGSSGVGLTAAVMRDPVTDEMVLEGGALVLADNGICCIDEFDKMDESDRTAIHEVMEQQTISISKAGITTTLNARTSILAAANPLYGRYNPKISPVENINLPAALLSRFDVLFLILDTPTREDDERLAQHVTFVHMHNTHPDLDFEPVEPTLMRHYIAACRRIRPIVPPQMSEYIVSSYVQMRKQQKEDELEEKSYSYVSARTLLAVLRLSQALARLRQDNVVGQGDVDEALRLMDVSKASLYEHQASARMGEDQTDTSKIFRIIKDMASASAQMRDEDDEDYEQDDELEELGMNEVRNRVLAKGFTENQLMGTVSEYENMGVLVRTANNTRLRFVAADEY, via the exons ATGGCCGCTCCAGCTGTCGGTGTACTGCCCGTAGCATCcatcaat ATCAATtacgaagaagagacag AACGAATTCGAGATTTCTTGACGACTTACGTCGCACCACCTCGTTCCCGACATGCCATTCCATCAAACGACGACGAGcttgctgaagatgatgaggatgaccaagaggacgaagatgatttggcggATGATATGTCCGATTTGAACGTTAGGGAAAACAGGTCAAAGGCGAAGTATGTAAAGGTTCTAAGGAAAGTTGCAAATAGGCagaaagaggaggtggtAATTGATCTACAGGATTTGAGGAAC TTCAGCAACGACCGTACACTCCTTCATAATATCACTCGAAACACCAGGAGATATATCCAGCTTTTCTGCGATGTAATAGATAAGATCATGCCTGAGCCAGACCACGAACTCGACTTCACCGCGGATGTGCTCGATTTGATCATGCAACagagaagagaaatgaaCGAACAGGTGCAGAATGGTGAGAGGAACGAGGAAGGTGGCATGTTCCCTCCTGagttgatgagaagata CAACCTCTACTTCAAGCCTCTTCGAAACAACGACGTCCTTGCCGTACGAGCTGTCCGAGGAGCTCACCTTGGTCACCTCATCACTGTCCGAGGTATCGTCACTCGAGTTTCTGAGGTTAAacctctcctcctcgtcaATGCCTACACCTGTGACTCATGCGGTAACGAGATTTTCCAAGAAGTCGCCCAGAAAGCTTTCACTCCCTTGACCGTCTGTCCCTCAGCCGAATGTACCCAAAATCAAACCAAAGGTCAACTTCACATGCAAACTCGAGCGAGTCGATTCCGACCATTCCAAGAGGTCAAGATCCAAGAGATGGCCGATCAAGTACCCGTTGGACATATCCCTCGATCAATGACTATCCACCTGTACGGATCGCTAACTCGATCAGTCAACCCCGGTGATGTCGTTCACATTGGAGGTATATTCTTGCCTACTCCTTATACCGGTTTCAGAGCGATCAGAGCGGGATTACTACAAGACACATTTTTAGAAGCTATGAACGTCCACCAGTTGAAGAAACAATATCACGCTATGGAGCTTACACCTGAATTGCAAGTCCAaatcgaagagatgaaagaagatccGAACTTGTATTCGAGATTGGCTAATTCGATCGCACCTGAAATTTACGGTCAcgaagatgtcaagaaggCTTTGTTGCTTTTATTGGTTGGTGGTGTGACCAAGACTGTAGGAGACGGTATGAAGATTAGAGGTGATATCAATGTGTGTCTCATGGGTGATCCAGGTGTGGCCAAATCGCAATTACTCAAGTACATAACGAAGGTCGCACCTCGAGGTGTGTACACCACCGGTAGAGGTTCTTCTGGTGTAGGTTTGACTGCTGCGGTTATGAGAGATCCAGTGACCGATGAGATGGTGTTAG AGGGAGGTGCATTGGTTCTCGCCGATAACGGTATCTGCTGTATCGATGAATTTGACAAAATGGACGAATCCGATCGAACGGCTATTCACGAAGTGATGGAACAACAAACCATTTCAATCTCCAAAGCTGGTATCACCACTACCCTCAACGCTCGAACTTCGATTTTGGCAGCTGCGAACCCCTTGTATGGACGATACAACCCGAAGATCTCACCTGTCGAAAACATCAATCTCCCTGCAGCGTTACTATCTCGATTCGACGTGTTGTTCTTGATCCTCGATACTCCCACtcgagaagatgacgagagatTGGCTCAACACGTTACTTTCGTGCATATGCACAATACCCATCCTGACCTGGATTTCGAACCTGTCGAACCTACTTTGATGAGACACTATATCGCGGCATGCAGGAGGATCCGACCGATCGTCCCTCCTCAGATGTCCGAATACATCGTATCGAGTTATGTTCAGATGCGAAAAcaacagaaggaagatgaattggaagagaaatCATACTCTTACGTATCTGCTCGTACACTTTTGGCTGTACTTCGTTTATCTCAAGCTTTAGCTAGGTTAAGACAAGATAATGTTGTTGGACAAGGTGATGTAGATGAGGcgttgagattgatggatgtttCCAAAGCCTCTCTCTATGAACATCAGGCGTCAGCTAGAATGGGTGAAGACCAGACTGATACTTCCAAGATATTCAGGATCATCAAAGATATGGCTTCTGCCTCTGCtcagatgagagatgaggatgatgaagattacGAACAGGatgacgagttggaagaatTAGGTATGAACGAAGTTAGGAATAGAGTCTTGGCGAAAGGTTTCACAGAAAATCAACTCATGGGTACGGTttcagag TACGAAAATATGGGTGTATTGGTTAGGACTGCGAACAACACGAGGTTGAGATTTGTTGCTGCTGATGAGTATTAG
- a CDS encoding translation elongation factor Tu: MSGPPPPNGFNPGAFEFRPGQGAPFVPRAQQQPGQGQGQQGYPGQGQGQGYGGYNQYGGHQGGYGGYPQQGAGGYGGYPQYGGGYPQQQQQPQSQAYIPPNARGNFQPQAVRNVQGIQPPNLPPTSSSPKPDSTPAGKPVSLSIGGGAPKAAPSLSIGGGAPKAAPSLSIGGGAPKAAPSLSIGGQPKAAPSLSIGGAPKAAPSLSIGGAPKAAPSLSIGGGKKLEEKKEEEKKSEPVEDSTPAPAATTDAQVKVVASTTDAPTPAASSTPAPTSVAASGTSTPSGTNYTKVSAKNDADAILKEQAAAGAEALKDLYGDDVKDTNSKSHLNIIFTGHVDAGKSTMGGQLLFLTGAVDKRTMEKYEQEAKAAGRETWYLSWALDSNKEERAQGKTIEVGRSYFESEKRRYTILDAPGHKTYVPSMISGAAQADVAILVLSARKGEFETGFEREGQTREHAMLIKNNGVNKLIVAVNKMDDPTVQWDKERYDDICKKITPFLKSVGFNPKTDLTFIPVSGQIAQNIKDRIDKKIAPWYEGPSLLEHLDTMEVVERDIDAGYVMPVQEKYAELGTMVMGKIEAGRVKKGHKLLMMPNKTPVEVSAVYAEAGDELEQGFAGESIRLRLSGISDKDITPGFVLCSPQQPVKTVTAFRADLSILETKNIICGGYNCVLHVHTLAEEVTLTALLNYYDRKTRRKSKKPPQFAKQGMLVSVLIETTAPICIDTYKESKILGRFSLRDEGKTVAIGKVTKLIEKAEDLPNVAGLTLAGNATA, from the exons ATGTCAGGCCCACCCCCTCCTAACGGTTTCAACCCCGGTGCGTTCGAGTTCAGACCCGGTCAAGGTGCACCCTTTGTTCCTCGAGCTCAGCAACAGCCAGGTCAAGGCCAAGGTCAACAGGGCTATCCAGGACAAGGGCAAGGGCAAGGATATGGTGGGTATAATCAATATGGTGGACACCAAGGTGGTTATGGAGGATATCCTCAACAAGGTGCTGGCGGTTATGGTGGTTATCCTCAATACGGTGGTGGATaccctcaacaacaacaacaacctcaatcacAAGCTTATATACCTCCTAACGCCAGAGGTAATTTCCAACCTCAAGCCGTAAGGAACGTCCAGGGAATCCAACCTCCAAACTTACCTcctacatcctcttcgccCAAACCCGACTCTACGCCTGCTGGTAAACCCGTATCACTATCTATCGGTGGTGGTGCACCCAAAGCTGCACCTTCATTATCCATCGGCGGAGGGGCACCCAAAGCAGCTCCATCTCTATCTATTGGCGGTGGTGCACCTAAAGCCGCTCCATCTTTGTCGATTGGTGGTCAGCCCAAAGCCGCTCCGTCGTTATCTATCGGTGGTGCTCCCAAAGCTGCCCCTTCGTTATCTATCGGTGGTGCCCCTAAAGCTGCTCCATCATTATCTATCGGCGGAGGCAAGAAActtgaagagaagaaagaggaagagaagaaatccGAACCTGTCGAAGATTCTACTCCCGCTCCAGCAGCTACTACCGATGCTCAAGTGAAAGTCGTCGCTTCCACCACTGACGCACCTACCCCCGCAGCTTCATCTACACCTGCTCCCACTTCTGTCGCTGCGTCCGGCACGTCCACACCATCCGGTACGAACTACACCAAGGTCTCAGCTAAGAACGACGCGGATGCGATCCTGAAGGAACAAGCTGCGGCAGGTGCAGAAGCGCTCAAGGACTTGTATGGAGATGATGTAAAAGATACCAATTCGAAATCTCACTTGAACATTATTTTCACTGGACATGTAGATGCCGGTAAATCCACTATGGGAGGTCAATTGTTGTTCCTTACTGGAGCGGTAGATAAGAGGACAATGGAAAAATATGAACAAGAAGCTAAAGCTGCTGGAAGAGAGACATGGTATCTGTCTTGGGCGTTAGATTCGaataaagaagaaagagctCAAGGAAAGACTATTGAAGTGGGAAGATCATACTTTGAATCTGAAAAGAGGAGATACACGATCTTGGATGCCCCGGGACATAAGACTTATGTACCAAGTATGATTTCAGGTGCTGCTCAGGCTGATGTAGCTatcttg GTCCTCTCCGCAAGAAAAGGTGAATTCGAAACTGGTTTTGAGCGAGAAGGTCAAACGAGAGAGCATGCgatgttgatcaagaataACGGTGTGAACAAGTTGATTGTGGCTGTCAATAAGATGGATGACCCTACTGTGCAATGGGACAAGGAGCG ATACGACGACATCTGCAAGAAGATCACGCCTTTCCTCAAATCCGTCGGGTTCAACCCTAAGACCGATCTTACCTTCATCCCCGTATCAGGTCAAATAGCTCAGAACATCAAGGATAGGATAGATAAGAAGATTGCACCTTGGTATGA GGGTCCTTCGCTTCTCGAACACCTGGACACGATGGAGGTCGTGGAGAGAGACATAGATGCGGGTTATGTCATGCCAGTACAAGAGAAATATGCCGAGCTCG GTACCATGGTCATGGGTAAGATCGAAGCCGGTCGGGTGAAGAAAGGACATAAGTTACTCATGATGCCTAATAAG ACACCGGTCGAAGTCAGCGCCGTGTATGCCGAGGCTGGGGATGAATTGGAACAAGGATTTGCGGGGGAATCAATTCGTTTGCGCTTGTCCGGTATATCCGATAAGGATATCACCCCAGGATTCGTTTTATGCTCCCCGCAACAGCCGGTCAAAACTGTTACTGCTTTCAGAGCTGATCTTAGTATATTGGAAACAAAGAACATCATCTGTGGAGGTTATAATTGTGTATTACATGTACATACCTTGGCTGAAGAAGTCACCTTGACC GCTCTGCTCAATTACTACGACCGAAAGACAAGGCGCAAGAGTAAGAAGCCACCTCAATTCGCTAAACAAGGAATGCTCGTTTCGGTTTTGATCGAGACTACAGCACCTATTTGTATTGATACATACAAGGAATCGAAAATCTTGGGAAGATTCTCACTAcgtgatgaag GAAAAACCGTTGCCATCGGAAAGGTGACCAAGCTTATTGAAAAAGCGGAAGATTTACCTAACGTCGCTGGTCTTACACTTGCTGGTAACGCTACCGCTTAA